The nucleotide sequence ATCGAGGTTCACAAAGCGCAGTCCGATGGCCAGCAGAACAATCAGCGCAAGAGCAAGGGGCCAGCGGGCGGTGAGCCGCTGCCCGGCGAGGGTCGCGTCACGCTGTGCGGGCGACGGAAGCCCCACCCACACCCCGACAACGAACATGGCCATCCCCGGAAACGGCGGCAGACCAAGGCGCATCAGGCCAAGGGCGACCAGGGCTGCTCCCAGGCCGATCCAGCCGATGGCGGGGCGGCGCGCCAGACGCGCGCGGGTGGCGGCCAGGCCAGAGCCGAGCCAGGGCCAGGTCGCCAGGAGGGCGAGGGGCAGCGCCGGCCACCACGGCCAGCCAAGGGTAGGCAGCCAGTAGCCCGCGGCGGTTGGAAAGGCCATCGCCCAGCCGGCCAGCATTGCCAGCAGCGCACCGCATCCCAGCGCAAGGGGCGCAGGCGTTCCCAGGCGCGTGAGCAGCAACCAGCCGATGAGCGGCAGCGCCAGGAGGTACAGCGCCCGCGCGGGCGGCAACCACGGCCCGGCCGTGGCAGCCGTGGCGCGCACGTGGCTCAGGGCCAGGCCAAGCTCGCGGGGATCGCCAGGGGGCGTAAAGGGGCTGGTTTGCAGCACCAGGGCGCTCTCGCCAATCGGACCGGTTGGAGTAAGGACGTGGTAGCGCCGCCAGTCGCCGGCAGCCGCGAAGACGCCGGAGAATTGATTATCGCGGCGCACCTGCACGACCACAGGGGCAGCGCCGGGGGGACGGGGCGCCGCGAGGCGCAGGCTGACAATCGCCGGGCGCCCGTCGAAGCCGAAGAGCACGAGGGCGGCGAGGGGCTCACTCCAGCGGTAGGCATCGGTTGCATTCCGCTCGAGGCCGTGAAAACGGACCAGCACCCGGCGCGCAGCTGGATCAGCGGCGCTCAGGTCAACGCCGGGATTAGCGATCAGCGCGCCGGCCAGCAGCAGGCCAAGGGTCAGCAAGGCCAGCAGCGCGGGCGGGGCCAGCGGAGCCAGGATCGGGCGATGCGTCGTGGCGCGGCGGGCGCCAACCCCGCCCGTAGCGAGCAACCTCATACGCGGTCCGGGGTCGGTGATTGGCATTGCCGGACCATTATATCCCGGAGATAAGACGGCCCGGCGGGCCGTCTCTGCCGTGCGGCCCGGCGGGCCGTCTCTGCCGTGCGGCCCGGCGGGCCGTCTCTGCCGTGCGGCCCGGCGGGCCGTCTCTGCCCGGCGGGCCGTCTCGGCCCTGCCGGTTGGGGAAAAGGCGTCAATCGAGGTAACCGCGCAACTTCTTGCCCAGATGGGGATGGCGCAGCTTGCGCAGCGCGACGGCCTCGATCTGGCGAATGCGTTCGCGAGTGATGCCGAACTCAACGCCGACCTCTTCGAGGGTGCGGTAGCGCCCATCTTTGAGGCCATAGCGCAACTGAATGATCTTGCGCTCGCGTTCGGGGAGCTTCTGGAGCACTTCCTCGATCTGCTCGCGGAGCATCGAAGCGGCTGCGGCATCGGCGGGGGTTGAGATACGCTCGTCTTCGATAAAATCGCCCATGCGCCCTTCGCCCTCCTGGCCCACCGGCATCTCGAGCGAGAGGGGATGCATACTTGCTTCGAGGGTGCGCCGCACCTTGCCGGCGCTGATGCCCATGGCCTCGGCGATCTCCTCGGGCGTCGGCTCGCGCTGCATAGACTGCTGGAGCTTGTGGCTGGTGCGCTTCACCTGGCTGATCGCCTCACCCATATGCACGGGGAGGCGAATGGTGCGGCTCTGGTCGGCGATGGCGCGGGTAATGGCCTGGCGGATCCACCAGGTGGCATAGGTGCTGAACTTGTGGCCCTTCTTGTAATCAAACTTCTCAACCGCGCGCATCAGGCCGATATTCCCTTCCTGGACCAGATCCATCATGGTCAGGCCGTAGGAAGTGTATTTTTTCGCGATCGAGACCACCAGGCGCAGATTGGCCTGGATCAGATGCTGGCGAGCCTCCTGGCCCCTGGCGAAGGCCCGTTCAAGGGCGGCCTTCTCGGTACCGCTCTCATACTCCTCGCGTTCGAGCCGCTGGCGGGCCAGGTCGCCCGCTTCCATCGCCTGAGCCAGTTCAACCTCCTGCTCTGCGGTCAGCAGGGGCACCTGACCGATCTCCTGGAGATACATCCGTACCGGATCATCGAAGGCGATCTCAGCGAGATCAGGCAGTTCGCCCAGTGATTCCTCTTCGCCGTGGCCGGAGTTCTGCTCAACATCGGCGGCCGACTCAACCACCTTGATGCCCTCCGCCTGGAGGCGGGCATAGAGTTGATCGACTTCGGCGACGTGCAACTCTGGTTGCGGAAAGGCTTCAAGGATATCGCCGTAGGTCACAAAGCCACGCTGCCGCGCCAGCTCAAGCAAGTGCTCACTCATCGGCCCCGACTCCTGTGTGGATGCATTATGCTGCGGTACCATCCTCGTCCTCAGGCACGCCTGACGGCCCTGCGCCGCGCCCCGGTGTAATTAACATAATACACCCATTGTCAAGCGTTTCCTGCCTTTTCCATTGAATACAATCGCCTGCTGTTTGACAAAACTCGCTACTTTGTCCTTCAGGATACGAATATCCTGCGTAGCGAATCAAGGGAATGTAATAGGGCCGGAGCGGGTATCTGGTCCGCTCAGGCCCTTCGCGCCGACCGGGTGTGTGATTGCTGGCAAGAAGATGGGGTCGAGCCTGAGAACTCAAACCCCATTTCGCTTCACACCTTGGAGGGACGCGAACATGGCACCCCGCTCACTTTGCCGGTGTTACTATAGCATTATGCAACGGTTAAAGTCAACCCCTCTCTGGTGAAGAATCAGCGAATATACCGCACTGTGGTGCGGTAGTACGTGTGTTCACAATTCGGAGCCTCCTGTTCCCCGCGTTCCTGCCAGATGATGGCGTTCCTCCGGTCTGGACTCAGAGAAATGAGGAAACCAGGGTTCCCCATTCCCCTCCGCGGTTTCGGGGTACAATACAGCGCGTCCATCGCTCACGACCAGGCGGAGGTGGCAGTGATGCTTCTCACAGAGGGTCAACGGCAGTTTCTTGAGGGACGGCACTACGCGGTCGTTGGCACGCTGAACGCCGATGGCAGCATTCACCAGACGGTCGTCTGGTACTTGCTGGAGGGCGAGCAGATCCGTTTTAACGTTGGCGCCGAGAGCGTCAAGGCCCGCAATCTGCGCCGCAACCCGACCATCGCGGTGACGATTGAGGACGGCGTGCGCTACCTTTCGTTGAGCGGGGTTGCCGTGGTTGAACCGCTGGACCCGGAGTTGCGCCGCCGGCTGGCGCTCCGCTACCTTGGACCGGAACGGGTCGAGGAGTGGCTGGCGCGGCGCCCCGATGTCCCGCGCGCCTCGGTGCGCGTGACAGTGCGACGGGTGCACGGCCAGGGAGTGACCTAGGGCGATTGTGGATTTTGGATTTTGGATTGTGGATTTTGGATTGAGCGCGGGGGGCGTTCACATCTCCCGAACACGTATTTACCGCGGAGGCCGCGGAGGGAGCCGCGTAGTCTGTGAACGAAGTTGTTCGCTAACTCCACCCCCTCCTCAATCCTCCCCCTCTGGGGAGGGGGGCGCCCGGTTCCTCCCCCCGGCGGGGGGAGGTTGGGAGGGGAGCGAAAATGTCAGGAAACGTCGTTCACAGACTACTGACTACTGAGGGACAAGCATCCATCCTCGCTCCCCGGCGTGCCCTGTGCCGAGTCTGAACAACTCGTCGAGGCAAGCTGCTGTTGGCGTATCGGCCCCTCAAGGCAGAGCGGAGCGATGATAAGGATCGAAGACATGCGACGGGCCTATCAGCGCCCGGTGGCCGAAGTGCTCGCGGCGCTGGGGGTTGACCCTGCGCGCGGATTGGACCCCGCTGAAGCCCGGGCGCGTTTCGAGCGCTACGGGCGCAACGAGTTGCCCGAGGCCCCGCCGCCGCCCCTCTGGCTGCGTTTTCTGGCCCAGTTTCGCGATCCGTTGACCGGGTTGCTGCTGGCGGCCACGCTGATTTCATTCGCGGTCTGGCTGATCGAGCGTGCCGATCCGCTCCCCTTCGAAGCCCTGACCATCCTGGCCATCGTGCTGCTGAACGGTGTGCTGGGATTCGTGCAGGAGAGCCGCGCCGAGCAGGCCGTGGCGGCCCTGCGTGTTCTGGCCGCGCCTCAGGCCCGCGTGCTGCGCGGCGGGCGCCCACAGACGATTCCTGCCGCCGAGGTTGTGCCTGGCGATATTTTGCTGATCGAAGAGGGCGATACCGTGCCTGCGGATGCCCGCATTATCGAGTCGATCGCCCTGCGGGTTGCCGAGGCGGTGCTGACCGGCGAAAGCGCCAGCGTCAGTAAGGACAGCGACCCGATCAAGGCTGAGGTGACCCTCCCTGACCGCCACAATATG is from Chloroflexaceae bacterium and encodes:
- the rpoD gene encoding RNA polymerase sigma factor RpoD, coding for MSEHLLELARQRGFVTYGDILEAFPQPELHVAEVDQLYARLQAEGIKVVESAADVEQNSGHGEEESLGELPDLAEIAFDDPVRMYLQEIGQVPLLTAEQEVELAQAMEAGDLARQRLEREEYESGTEKAALERAFARGQEARQHLIQANLRLVVSIAKKYTSYGLTMMDLVQEGNIGLMRAVEKFDYKKGHKFSTYATWWIRQAITRAIADQSRTIRLPVHMGEAISQVKRTSHKLQQSMQREPTPEEIAEAMGISAGKVRRTLEASMHPLSLEMPVGQEGEGRMGDFIEDERISTPADAAAASMLREQIEEVLQKLPERERKIIQLRYGLKDGRYRTLEEVGVEFGITRERIRQIEAVALRKLRHPHLGKKLRGYLD
- a CDS encoding PPOX class F420-dependent oxidoreductase, which translates into the protein MLLTEGQRQFLEGRHYAVVGTLNADGSIHQTVVWYLLEGEQIRFNVGAESVKARNLRRNPTIAVTIEDGVRYLSLSGVAVVEPLDPELRRRLALRYLGPERVEEWLARRPDVPRASVRVTVRRVHGQGVT